Proteins encoded within one genomic window of Amycolatopsis nigrescens CSC17Ta-90:
- a CDS encoding amidohydrolase family protein, which translates to MPRRFRAPVVLPADPSCSVLRDGVVDIGDDGRIVFCGLAADAPPWPDLLVTELPGILLPGLVNTHAHSPMTLLRGMGGELPLLRWLREIIWPAEARLRPSDVRTGMVLGSVEMLRHGVTTSAEMYFHSEQMADAVLSTGARVLLGTPIIDLPGLDWREMITATERWIDADGLRWGPGERVELTYTAHSAYMLPVEALRLTAESAAARGALVQIHVAEAADEDLAQRAEFGSVPKLLDRVGMLAGRVIAAHAIHLSDEDIALFAERRVGVAHCPGSNAKLASGMARLRELRAAAVPVGLGTDGPASNDDLDLWEEVQLAAMLSRLATGDSTALGAASALLLATRDGAAALGRDDIGALEPGRWADLVHIDLDDPTFATGLDVPDDQLLSNLVWGAGSRRVRDVWVAGEQVIGEGESLRVDRAKAQAEVAEAAARIRG; encoded by the coding sequence ATGCCTCGCCGTTTCCGCGCCCCGGTCGTCCTGCCCGCCGATCCGTCCTGCTCGGTCCTTCGCGACGGGGTGGTGGACATCGGCGACGACGGCAGGATCGTTTTCTGCGGCCTGGCCGCGGATGCACCGCCCTGGCCGGACCTGCTGGTCACCGAGCTGCCCGGGATCCTGTTGCCAGGACTGGTGAACACGCACGCGCACAGCCCGATGACGTTGCTGCGCGGGATGGGCGGTGAGCTGCCGCTGCTGCGCTGGCTGCGGGAGATCATCTGGCCGGCCGAGGCGCGGCTGCGGCCGTCGGACGTGCGCACCGGGATGGTGCTCGGCTCGGTGGAGATGCTCCGGCACGGGGTGACCACCAGCGCGGAGATGTACTTCCATTCCGAGCAGATGGCGGACGCGGTGCTCAGCACCGGCGCCAGGGTGCTGCTCGGCACCCCGATCATCGACCTGCCCGGGTTGGACTGGCGCGAGATGATCACCGCGACCGAGCGCTGGATCGACGCGGACGGGCTGCGCTGGGGGCCCGGCGAGCGGGTCGAGCTGACCTACACCGCGCACTCGGCCTACATGCTGCCGGTGGAGGCGCTCCGGCTGACCGCGGAGTCGGCGGCCGCGCGGGGTGCGCTGGTGCAGATCCACGTTGCCGAGGCCGCCGACGAGGACCTGGCGCAGCGCGCCGAGTTCGGTTCGGTGCCGAAGCTGCTCGACCGGGTCGGCATGTTGGCGGGCAGGGTGATCGCCGCGCACGCGATCCATCTGTCCGATGAGGACATCGCGTTGTTCGCCGAGCGGCGGGTCGGGGTCGCGCACTGTCCCGGCTCCAACGCGAAACTGGCCTCCGGCATGGCCAGGCTGCGGGAGCTGCGCGCGGCCGCGGTCCCGGTCGGTTTGGGCACGGACGGCCCGGCCAGCAACGACGACCTGGACCTGTGGGAGGAGGTTCAGCTCGCCGCGATGCTCAGCAGGCTCGCCACCGGCGACTCCACCGCGCTCGGTGCGGCATCGGCGCTGCTGCTGGCCACCAGGGACGGCGCGGCCGCGCTCGGCCGGGATGACATCGGCGCGCTGGAGCCGGGCCGGTGGGCGGACCTGGTGCACATCGACCTGGACGATCCCACCTTCGCCACCGGCCTCGACGTGCCGGACGACCAGCTGCTGTCGAACCTGGTGTGGGGCGCCGGCTCCCGCCGGGTGCGGGACGTGTGGGTGGCCGGGGAGCAGGTGATCGGCGAGGGCGAGTCGCTGCGGGTGGACCGCGCCAAGGCGCAGGCCGAGGTGGCTGAGGCGGCGGCCAGGATCCGGGGCTGA
- a CDS encoding response regulator, which yields MIRVLIADDQDMVRTGFRMILDAQEDIEVVADVPDGVAAMGKARELRPDVCLLDIRMPGLDGLEVTRQLAGPEVTDPLKVVVVTTFDLDEYVHTALRNGASGFLLKDAGPALLIEAVRAAARGDALVSPQITVRLLKHFDGGGAKRDVKPPKDPLTARELDVVRAAARGLTNTEIGEELYLSLSTVKTHLASVQNKIDARNRVEIAAWAWRSGLMDD from the coding sequence GTGATTCGGGTACTCATCGCCGACGACCAGGACATGGTGCGCACCGGCTTCCGGATGATCCTCGACGCGCAGGAGGACATCGAGGTGGTGGCCGACGTGCCGGACGGGGTCGCGGCCATGGGAAAGGCGAGGGAGCTGCGGCCGGACGTCTGCCTGCTGGACATCCGGATGCCCGGCCTGGACGGGCTCGAGGTGACCAGGCAGTTGGCCGGGCCGGAGGTGACCGATCCGCTGAAGGTGGTCGTGGTGACCACGTTCGACCTGGACGAATACGTGCACACCGCGCTGCGCAACGGGGCGAGCGGGTTCCTGCTCAAGGACGCCGGCCCGGCGCTGCTGATCGAAGCGGTGCGGGCGGCGGCCAGGGGTGACGCGCTGGTGTCCCCGCAGATCACCGTGCGGCTGCTCAAGCATTTCGACGGCGGCGGCGCGAAACGGGACGTCAAGCCGCCGAAGGATCCGCTCACCGCGCGGGAGCTGGACGTGGTGCGGGCGGCGGCGCGGGGGCTGACGAACACCGAGATCGGCGAGGAGCTCTACCTTTCGCTGTCCACGGTGAAGACGCACCTGGCGTCGGTGCAGAACAAGATCGACGCCAGGAACCGGGTGGAGATCGCGGCCTGGGCTTGGCGCAGCGGGTTGATGGACGACTAG
- a CDS encoding sensor histidine kinase codes for MSTGNTGPNPIREQAASTWRWLGLPGVVLAAALLCDLAIVLPAAFDDTGPAGRDLLLLPGILAMAGCALWARTRPAVAAFAGAAVLVLSTVLIRLGDASPYSTVLTDLSITEVVAGFELVFFCVRRVRAGVAFTAIASLVIAGLLAAFSRTEYANRLLQSLVIGLVILGAAIAAGVRGRHPQPKGQDNPLTELLRGQWPVVGGLSLLLFLELTAASNTGARAYPVLLCSIAAAATALYAVRRTVVAALLTAGLIALSGAAAVVTNLKGSSYSVTGWVPITQVAAGMVVVTYLIRWIKPSRAWTCIGVLTVVVAGASGVNTVRASRGGTTTELQQSFVAAVLLLGISVAIGLYLRSRDSERKQVVQSAVTDAQTSERMALARELHDVVAHHVTGIVVQAQAAKMMGEKDPRIALEAMGRIENAGTEALAAMRRLVRSMRGDAPAGSSGFAEQATTDLAADLRRLVDGSNHGVPTEVELELPPDVPQEVARSALRLVQESLTNVGKHAAGAKKAVVLAEVLEGELHLWVSDDGQKRDERPAGGSGGYGLIGMRERVELLHGRLTAGPGPDGGWRVEAWLPLAGEGEQ; via the coding sequence GTGAGCACAGGGAACACAGGGCCGAACCCCATCCGAGAACAGGCCGCCAGCACCTGGCGGTGGCTCGGCCTGCCCGGCGTGGTGCTGGCCGCGGCGTTGCTCTGCGACCTGGCGATCGTGCTGCCCGCCGCCTTCGACGACACCGGTCCGGCCGGGCGCGACCTGCTGTTGCTGCCCGGCATTCTGGCGATGGCGGGCTGCGCGCTGTGGGCGCGGACCCGGCCGGCGGTGGCCGCCTTCGCCGGGGCCGCGGTGCTGGTGCTCTCCACTGTGCTGATCCGGCTCGGCGACGCGTCGCCGTATTCGACCGTGCTGACCGACCTCTCGATCACCGAGGTGGTCGCCGGGTTCGAACTGGTCTTCTTCTGCGTCCGCCGGGTGCGGGCCGGGGTCGCCTTCACCGCCATCGCGTCGCTGGTGATCGCCGGCCTGCTGGCGGCGTTCAGCCGGACCGAGTACGCCAACCGGCTCCTTCAGTCGCTGGTGATCGGCCTTGTCATCCTGGGCGCGGCGATCGCGGCCGGGGTGCGCGGCCGCCATCCGCAGCCGAAGGGCCAGGACAACCCGCTGACCGAGCTGCTCCGCGGCCAGTGGCCGGTGGTGGGCGGGCTGTCCCTGCTGCTGTTCCTGGAGCTCACCGCGGCCTCCAACACCGGGGCGCGCGCCTACCCGGTACTGCTCTGCTCGATCGCCGCCGCGGCCACCGCGCTGTACGCCGTGCGCCGCACCGTGGTGGCCGCGCTGCTCACCGCGGGACTGATCGCGTTGTCCGGCGCCGCCGCCGTGGTGACGAACCTGAAGGGCAGCAGCTACTCGGTCACCGGCTGGGTACCGATCACCCAGGTTGCCGCCGGCATGGTGGTGGTCACCTACCTGATCCGCTGGATCAAGCCGTCCAGGGCGTGGACCTGCATCGGGGTGCTGACCGTCGTGGTGGCGGGGGCCTCCGGCGTGAACACCGTCCGGGCTTCGCGGGGCGGGACGACCACCGAGTTGCAGCAGTCGTTCGTCGCGGCCGTGCTGCTGCTCGGCATCTCGGTGGCCATCGGGCTCTATCTGCGTTCCCGCGACTCCGAGCGCAAGCAGGTGGTGCAGTCGGCGGTCACCGATGCGCAGACCTCCGAGCGGATGGCGCTGGCCAGGGAGCTGCACGACGTGGTCGCGCATCACGTCACCGGGATCGTGGTGCAGGCGCAGGCGGCGAAGATGATGGGGGAGAAGGATCCGCGGATCGCGCTGGAGGCGATGGGCCGGATCGAGAACGCGGGCACCGAGGCGCTGGCCGCGATGCGCCGGCTGGTGCGCAGCATGCGCGGGGACGCGCCCGCGGGCAGCAGCGGTTTCGCCGAGCAGGCCACCACCGATCTGGCCGCGGACCTGCGCCGGCTGGTGGACGGTTCGAATCACGGCGTGCCAACCGAGGTCGAGCTCGAGCTGCCGCCGGACGTGCCGCAGGAGGTCGCGCGCTCGGCGTTGCGCCTGGTCCAGGAGTCGCTGACGAACGTCGGCAAGCACGCGGCCGGGGCGAAGAAGGCGGTCGTACTCGCCGAAGTGCTCGAAGGCGAGCTGCACCTCTGGGTGAGCGACGACGGCCAAAAGCGGGACGAGCGACCCGCCGGAGGCTCGGGCGGCTACGGTCTGATCGGCATGCGCGAACGGGTCGAGCTGCTGCACGGCAGGCTCACCGCCGGTCCGGGGCCGGACGGCGGCTGGCGGGTCGAGGCGTGGCTGCCGCTTGCTGGAGAAGGGGAACAGTGA
- a CDS encoding ABC transporter ATP-binding protein, giving the protein MLTGRGLVKRYGTANALAGVDIDIQAGEAVAIVGPSGSGKTSLLHVLAGILRADAGQIFLSGQRVDQLSERKRSELRRSEFGFVFQSGMLVAELTAEENVALPLLLGGTGRREAVTRAGEWLGRLGLGGKEGRRPGELSGGEAQRVAIARALTHRPKVIFADEPTGALDTRTGHETMNALLGAAHETGAAVIVVTHDRELADSMPRTVGIRDGLIAVGVPS; this is encoded by the coding sequence GTGCTCACCGGCCGAGGACTGGTCAAGCGGTACGGGACGGCGAACGCGCTGGCCGGGGTCGACATCGACATCCAGGCGGGCGAGGCGGTCGCGATCGTCGGGCCCTCCGGCTCCGGCAAGACCTCTCTGCTGCACGTGCTGGCCGGCATCCTGCGGGCCGACGCCGGGCAGATCTTCCTGTCCGGCCAGCGGGTGGACCAGCTCAGCGAGCGCAAGCGCAGCGAGCTGCGCCGCAGCGAGTTCGGGTTCGTGTTCCAGTCCGGCATGCTCGTCGCCGAGCTGACCGCCGAGGAGAACGTGGCGCTGCCGCTGCTGCTCGGCGGCACGGGGCGGCGCGAAGCGGTCACCCGGGCCGGTGAATGGCTCGGCAGGCTCGGCCTCGGCGGCAAGGAGGGCAGGCGCCCCGGTGAGCTCTCCGGCGGCGAGGCGCAGCGGGTGGCCATCGCGCGGGCGCTGACCCACCGGCCGAAGGTGATCTTCGCCGACGAGCCGACCGGCGCGCTGGACACCCGCACCGGGCACGAGACGATGAACGCGCTGCTCGGTGCCGCGCACGAGACCGGAGCCGCGGTGATCGTGGTGACCCACGACCGCGAGCTGGCCGACTCGATGCCCCGCACGGTGGGCATCCGGGACGGCCTGATCGCCGTCGGTGTGCCGTCGTGA
- a CDS encoding FtsX-like permease family protein produces the protein MNALKLAVRVLRVDRRTRTSAILTTVGVAVATGLVLLLVSLPFATQVRAQRALWQEPSYAGGQEQASLLLAASTDYSGGQKIVRVDVAAVGDSSTVELPPGVPKLPAPGEALVSPELGELMHRLPAAQLGDRFGGDLAGALGQDALKFPEQLVALVGHTPEDMPANASPMRGFTTGTASPDSELQLLAGVGVVVLLVPSLVLVASSARLTAARRERRLAALRLAGATPGQVTGMVAAETAISSVAGTLLGFALSPVLHGLATLVPWDGGTWQSTDFALPPVLTAVIVAAMPVLVVLAGVLGLRRVLSNPLIASGGHTRKPLHWWRLLALPVAGLFFLYAVTSSGDSGGLMMVLLGLVLVVGAAAVVGPWLTSAVGGSFVRGWRRPSGLLAGRRLRDDPRGAYRASAGVVLAVFTGSMALTLLPSLEALAGGGRSYQDSVLYADTDPEHAATMVGQANDGLAKYGQSVRAVEIPKVMLTAPSGSSQQALVLDCAKAAELTRFVLAGSCTGAPGVYGTYAVDLNEVKVSGTGAPGDPAMPFAAGTPMTVVRADADLAGSGSLLIDPAALPPGVQPERSTVAVQTTDANREVVRTALVGAAAGEQVESRELTLDSQQTQLADLRRVTVIGLVAAAILAGCSAAVATAGSVMDRRRTFGALIAAGTPVKVLARALRTEAAMPAMVATVGAGVAGTLVGLGLFSLVNEGSVVLSPWILAPVVLGIGVAVLAASVCTPALNRVRAEPLADE, from the coding sequence GTGAACGCGCTGAAGCTCGCCGTCCGGGTACTCCGGGTGGACCGCCGGACCCGCACCTCGGCGATCCTCACCACGGTCGGCGTGGCGGTGGCGACCGGGCTGGTGCTGCTGCTGGTCAGCCTGCCGTTCGCGACCCAGGTGCGGGCGCAGCGCGCGCTGTGGCAGGAGCCCTCCTACGCCGGCGGGCAGGAGCAGGCGAGTCTGCTGCTGGCGGCCAGCACGGACTACAGCGGCGGCCAGAAGATCGTCCGGGTGGACGTCGCCGCGGTCGGCGATTCGTCCACAGTGGAGCTTCCGCCCGGGGTGCCGAAGCTGCCGGCGCCCGGTGAGGCGCTGGTGTCCCCGGAGCTGGGCGAGCTGATGCACCGGCTGCCGGCCGCGCAGCTGGGCGACCGCTTCGGCGGCGACCTGGCGGGGGCGCTCGGCCAGGACGCGCTGAAGTTCCCGGAACAGCTGGTCGCGCTGGTCGGGCACACCCCGGAGGACATGCCGGCGAACGCGTCCCCGATGCGGGGGTTCACCACGGGCACCGCGTCTCCGGACTCCGAGCTGCAACTGCTCGCCGGGGTCGGCGTGGTGGTGCTGCTGGTGCCGAGCCTGGTGCTGGTGGCCTCCTCGGCCAGGCTGACCGCGGCCCGCCGGGAACGCCGGCTCGCCGCGCTGCGCCTGGCCGGTGCCACCCCGGGGCAGGTCACCGGCATGGTGGCCGCGGAGACCGCGATCAGCTCGGTGGCCGGCACCCTGCTCGGATTCGCGCTGAGCCCGGTGCTGCACGGGCTGGCCACGCTGGTGCCGTGGGACGGCGGCACCTGGCAGTCCACCGACTTCGCCCTGCCGCCGGTGCTGACCGCGGTGATCGTGGCCGCGATGCCGGTGCTGGTGGTGCTGGCCGGGGTGCTCGGCCTGCGCCGGGTGCTCAGCAACCCGCTGATCGCGTCCGGCGGGCACACCCGCAAACCGCTGCACTGGTGGCGGTTGCTGGCCCTGCCGGTGGCCGGCCTGTTCTTCCTGTACGCGGTGACGTCGTCCGGCGACTCTGGCGGGCTGATGATGGTGCTGCTCGGCCTGGTGCTGGTGGTCGGCGCGGCAGCGGTGGTCGGGCCGTGGCTGACTTCGGCGGTCGGCGGCAGCTTCGTCCGCGGCTGGCGCCGCCCGTCCGGGCTGCTGGCCGGTCGGCGGCTGCGCGACGATCCGAGGGGCGCCTACCGCGCGTCCGCCGGGGTGGTGCTCGCGGTGTTCACCGGCTCGATGGCGCTCACCCTGCTGCCCAGCCTGGAGGCGCTGGCCGGTGGCGGGCGGTCGTACCAGGACTCGGTGCTCTACGCGGACACCGACCCGGAGCACGCCGCGACCATGGTCGGCCAGGCGAACGACGGGCTGGCCAAGTACGGGCAGAGCGTCCGGGCGGTCGAGATCCCGAAGGTGATGCTGACCGCGCCGAGCGGCTCCAGCCAGCAGGCGCTGGTGCTGGACTGCGCCAAGGCGGCCGAGCTGACCAGGTTCGTGCTGGCCGGCTCGTGCACCGGGGCACCGGGCGTCTACGGCACCTACGCGGTGGACCTGAACGAGGTGAAGGTGTCCGGCACGGGGGCTCCCGGCGATCCGGCGATGCCGTTCGCGGCGGGTACGCCGATGACGGTGGTGCGGGCGGATGCCGACCTGGCCGGCTCCGGGTCGCTGCTGATCGACCCGGCTGCGCTGCCGCCGGGGGTACAACCGGAGCGGAGCACGGTGGCCGTGCAGACCACCGACGCGAACCGCGAGGTGGTGCGCACCGCGCTGGTCGGGGCCGCGGCCGGTGAGCAGGTGGAGAGCCGGGAGCTGACCTTGGACAGCCAGCAGACCCAGCTCGCGGACCTGCGCCGGGTAACGGTGATCGGGCTGGTCGCGGCCGCGATACTGGCCGGCTGCAGTGCGGCGGTGGCCACCGCCGGCTCGGTGATGGACCGGCGGCGCACCTTCGGCGCGCTGATCGCGGCCGGTACTCCGGTGAAGGTGCTGGCCAGGGCGTTGCGCACGGAGGCGGCGATGCCCGCGATGGTGGCCACCGTCGGTGCCGGGGTGGCCGGGACGCTGGTCGGGCTCGGCTTGTTCAGCCTGGTCAACGAGGGCTCGGTGGTGCTCAGCCCGTGGATCCTGGCGCCGGTGGTGCTCGGCATCGGGGTCGCCGTGCTGGCCGCTTCGGTGTGCACCCCGGCGCTCAACCGGGTGCGGGCCGAGCCCCTCGCCGACGAGTGA
- the trmB gene encoding tRNA (guanosine(46)-N7)-methyltransferase TrmB, whose protein sequence is MESERQPRLRSVVSYVQRGGRMTVGQERAWRDRWPELGRKVAELPPGPVDFTEWFGRPAPVLLEIGSGMGETTSQLAAAAPELNYVAVEVYEAGLGQLMLRADNLGVANLRLLHGDAVVLLTRHIEPDSLSGVRIFFPDPWPKKKHHKRRLVQPAFVALVASRLAPGATLHLATDWEHYAEQMLAVCSAEPLLRNRHDGWAPRPDWRPVTKFENRANAEGRVSHDLVFERVSPAQTS, encoded by the coding sequence GTGGAGAGTGAGCGGCAACCACGCCTGCGCAGCGTGGTCAGTTACGTGCAGCGCGGCGGTCGGATGACCGTCGGCCAGGAGCGGGCCTGGCGGGACCGGTGGCCGGAGCTCGGCCGGAAAGTGGCCGAACTTCCCCCCGGTCCGGTGGACTTCACCGAATGGTTCGGCCGCCCGGCGCCGGTGCTGCTGGAGATCGGCTCCGGCATGGGCGAGACCACGTCCCAGCTGGCCGCGGCCGCGCCGGAGCTCAACTACGTCGCGGTCGAGGTGTACGAGGCCGGGCTCGGCCAGCTGATGCTCCGCGCGGACAACCTCGGCGTGGCGAACCTGCGGCTGCTGCACGGGGACGCCGTGGTGCTGCTGACCAGGCACATCGAGCCGGACTCGCTGTCCGGGGTGCGGATCTTCTTCCCGGACCCCTGGCCGAAGAAGAAGCACCACAAGCGGCGGCTGGTGCAGCCCGCGTTCGTCGCGCTGGTGGCGTCCCGGCTGGCGCCGGGGGCGACCCTGCACTTGGCCACCGACTGGGAGCACTACGCGGAGCAGATGCTCGCGGTGTGCTCGGCCGAGCCACTGCTGCGCAACCGGCACGACGGCTGGGCGCCGCGGCCGGACTGGCGGCCGGTCACCAAGTTCGAAAACCGCGCCAACGCCGAGGGCCGCGTCTCCCACGACCTCGTCTTCGAGCGCGTTTCCCCAGCTCAGACGTCGTGA
- a CDS encoding ABC transporter permease — MTLLATERIKLFTTRSPWWCALIALAVMVGFGALIAGTSEGGGDLSVATSQFGYQFGLPVVMVLAALAVTTEYRFGTIRTTFQAVPARGRMLLAKTTVVAVLALVIGELSAFGSLGVAALIKPAGDFALNSSADWINVAGVGAVYALSAVVAVAVGILIRHSAGAIALLLIYSLVVESLVPMIPNVGDDIYKWMPFNVANKFLTGDGASRGIEMAGPPLSTATLSQWGSLAFFAGFAALMLIIAISTAKKRDA, encoded by the coding sequence ATGACCTTGCTCGCAACGGAACGCATCAAACTGTTCACCACCCGGTCGCCGTGGTGGTGCGCCCTGATCGCCTTGGCCGTGATGGTCGGCTTCGGCGCGCTGATCGCCGGCACCAGCGAGGGCGGTGGCGACCTCTCCGTCGCCACCAGCCAGTTCGGCTACCAGTTCGGGCTGCCGGTGGTGATGGTGCTGGCCGCGCTGGCGGTCACCACCGAGTACCGCTTCGGCACCATCCGCACCACCTTCCAGGCGGTGCCGGCGCGCGGCAGGATGCTGCTCGCCAAGACCACCGTGGTCGCGGTGCTGGCGCTGGTCATCGGCGAGCTGTCCGCGTTCGGCTCGCTCGGCGTGGCCGCGCTGATCAAGCCCGCCGGCGACTTCGCGCTGAACAGCTCGGCGGACTGGATCAACGTCGCCGGGGTCGGCGCGGTGTACGCGCTGTCCGCGGTGGTCGCGGTGGCCGTCGGCATCCTGATCCGGCACAGCGCCGGCGCCATCGCGCTGCTGCTGATCTACAGCCTGGTGGTGGAGTCGCTGGTGCCGATGATCCCCAATGTGGGTGACGACATCTACAAGTGGATGCCGTTCAACGTGGCCAACAAGTTCCTCACCGGCGACGGCGCCTCCAGGGGGATCGAGATGGCCGGGCCGCCGCTGTCCACCGCGACGCTGAGCCAGTGGGGCTCACTCGCCTTCTTCGCCGGCTTCGCGGCGCTCATGCTGATCATCGCGATCAGCACCGCCAAGAAGCGGGATGCGTAA
- a CDS encoding ABC transporter ATP-binding protein — protein MIEASGLTKRYGKTVAVNNLSFNVEAGRVTGFLGPNGAGKSTTMRMILGLDNPSAGQVRIGGKRYHELKQPLRTVGALLDAKWVHPNRSARSHLAWMAKSNKLPARRVDEVLETVGLSNVASKRAGGFSLGMSQRLGIAAALLGDPEVLLFDEPVNGLDPEGILWIRKFMHRLADEGRTVFVSSHLLSEMALTATQLVVIGRGQLISQSSTKDFVARAAENTVKVRSPQLDQLRGALEGASATIAAGEDGGILVSGMDSDKIGELAARDGIVLHELSPQTGSLEQAFMQITGDSVEYHTGLETEARHVLEPAGN, from the coding sequence ATGATCGAGGCGTCTGGCCTCACCAAGAGGTATGGCAAGACGGTGGCGGTGAACAATTTGTCGTTCAACGTCGAGGCGGGTCGGGTGACGGGGTTTCTGGGGCCGAATGGTGCTGGGAAGTCGACGACGATGCGGATGATCTTGGGGTTGGACAATCCGTCGGCGGGGCAGGTGCGGATCGGGGGGAAGCGGTATCACGAGTTGAAGCAGCCGTTGCGGACGGTGGGGGCGTTGTTGGATGCGAAGTGGGTGCATCCGAACCGGTCGGCGCGGTCGCATCTGGCGTGGATGGCGAAGTCGAACAAGTTGCCTGCTCGTCGGGTGGATGAGGTGTTGGAGACGGTGGGGCTGTCGAATGTGGCCTCGAAGCGGGCGGGTGGTTTTTCTCTGGGGATGTCGCAGCGGTTGGGGATCGCGGCGGCGTTGTTGGGGGATCCGGAGGTGCTGCTGTTCGATGAGCCGGTGAACGGTTTGGATCCGGAGGGGATTTTGTGGATCCGGAAGTTCATGCACCGGTTGGCGGATGAGGGGCGGACGGTGTTCGTGTCGTCGCATTTGCTCTCGGAGATGGCGTTGACGGCGACGCAGTTGGTGGTGATCGGGCGGGGGCAGTTGATTTCGCAGTCGTCGACGAAGGATTTCGTGGCGCGGGCGGCGGAGAACACGGTGAAGGTGCGCAGCCCCCAGCTCGACCAGCTCCGCGGCGCGTTGGAGGGGGCCAGCGCCACCATCGCGGCCGGCGAGGACGGCGGCATCCTCGTGTCCGGAATGGACAGTGACAAGATCGGCGAACTGGCCGCCCGCGATGGCATCGTGCTGCACGAGCTGAGCCCGCAGACCGGCTCGCTGGAGCAGGCGTTCATGCAGATCACCGGCGACTCGGTGGAGTACCACACCGGGTTGGAGACCGAGGCGCGGCACGTGCTCGAGCCGGCCGGCAACTGA
- a CDS encoding TetR/AcrR family transcriptional regulator, with amino-acid sequence MVRPRTITDERLLSAAALVIGQVGPGFTLAQVAAEAGTAVGTVAQRFGSKNGLLQAVSRENTRAVVAEMAAAVVGATSPLEGLRAALRCVYAGLGDAETAANHLGQLGVDIGDPVLRALLGEHFAAVEKELRRLVRDVAPELPGAPPPARAARVLVSVLNGIALDWSVRPVGRLADRVNQDVDAVLAGWRRGGEG; translated from the coding sequence GTGGTCAGACCTCGCACGATCACCGACGAACGGCTGCTGAGCGCGGCGGCACTGGTGATCGGCCAGGTCGGGCCCGGTTTCACGCTCGCTCAGGTTGCCGCGGAGGCGGGCACCGCGGTGGGCACGGTGGCGCAGCGCTTCGGTTCCAAGAACGGATTGCTGCAGGCGGTGAGCCGGGAGAACACCCGGGCCGTGGTGGCGGAAATGGCGGCGGCGGTCGTCGGCGCGACTAGTCCGTTGGAGGGACTGCGGGCGGCACTGCGATGCGTGTACGCCGGCCTCGGTGACGCCGAGACCGCGGCCAACCATCTCGGCCAGCTCGGCGTCGACATCGGCGACCCCGTCCTGCGGGCGTTGCTCGGCGAGCATTTCGCCGCGGTGGAGAAGGAACTGCGACGGCTGGTCCGGGACGTCGCGCCGGAACTTCCGGGTGCGCCACCGCCGGCCCGCGCGGCAAGGGTGTTGGTGTCGGTGCTCAACGGAATCGCGCTCGACTGGTCGGTGCGGCCGGTGGGGCGGCTGGCCGATCGGGTGAATCAGGACGTTGATGCGGTACTAGCCGGCTGGCGCCGGGGAGGAGAAGGCTGA
- a CDS encoding SDR family oxidoreductase produces the protein MNELAGAVAVVTGATRGCGRAIAVELGRQGATVFVTGRTTRDAGSPMKRAETIEDTAELVDAAGGRGIPVRCDFTSVSDVDALRARIESEVDGRLDILVDDVWGGDPFVDFESTYWDSDLDNALLVVRNAVDTHLIALHRLLPLVVRREGGLVIEVTDGDNDDYVGAGVPYYLAKCSVRAIGRALGAELAKVGCTGMTVTPGFLRSESMLELFGVTEENWRDAVSTSAPADFAISETPTLLGRGVAALATDPKVSRFAGQTLASWTLMHEYGLTDVDGSRPDFGRWMAEVRTPGLDPVTTDPTPFR, from the coding sequence ATGAACGAGCTGGCTGGCGCGGTGGCCGTGGTCACCGGTGCGACCAGGGGTTGTGGCCGGGCGATCGCGGTCGAGTTGGGCAGGCAGGGGGCGACCGTGTTCGTCACCGGGCGCACCACCAGGGACGCCGGTTCGCCGATGAAGCGCGCGGAGACCATCGAAGACACCGCCGAACTGGTCGACGCGGCCGGCGGGCGCGGGATCCCGGTGCGCTGCGACTTCACCTCGGTGTCCGATGTGGACGCGCTGCGGGCCAGGATCGAGTCCGAAGTGGACGGGCGGCTGGACATCCTGGTCGACGACGTCTGGGGCGGCGACCCGTTCGTCGACTTCGAGTCGACGTATTGGGACTCCGACCTGGACAACGCGCTGCTGGTGGTGCGCAACGCGGTGGACACCCACCTGATCGCGCTGCACCGGCTGCTGCCGCTGGTGGTGCGCCGCGAGGGCGGCCTGGTGATCGAGGTGACCGACGGCGACAACGACGACTACGTCGGTGCCGGCGTCCCCTACTACCTGGCGAAATGCAGCGTGCGGGCGATCGGCAGGGCGCTCGGTGCCGAGCTGGCCAAGGTCGGCTGCACCGGGATGACCGTGACGCCGGGGTTCCTGCGGTCGGAGTCGATGCTGGAGCTGTTCGGCGTCACCGAGGAGAACTGGCGGGACGCGGTGTCCACCAGCGCGCCGGCCGACTTCGCGATCTCCGAGACGCCGACCCTGCTCGGCCGCGGGGTGGCGGCGCTGGCCACCGACCCGAAGGTCTCCCGCTTCGCCGGGCAGACGCTGGCCTCGTGGACGCTGATGCACGAGTACGGCCTCACCGACGTCGACGGTTCACGGCCGGACTTCGGCCGCTGGATGGCCGAGGTCCGCACCCCCGGCCTCGACCCCGTCACCACCGACCCCACCCCCTTCCGCTAA